The genomic stretch gcagcaaacacaaaagtaaaatgaaaatcaaataaatccaaccaaaaaaaagtctgaatgaaaaatgcattcaaGCTAAGAGTTTCGTTGGGAAACCGAAGcttagatacccttgcagtTCGACTAACAGTTTACGATTTGTGCTAAGAGTATCACAAACAGGTACAATCGATTCATCATGTGTGCactttgttgcatttttaaCACCCTGTCAAGTCTGTGATAGCTTACggaagggtatcaaaagccaaaaccaacTGCAGACCAAAACAAAAGCGGAACAAACCTGAGGCCAGCAGAGAGAACAGCGCGCCAAACAGAAGTAAATATTGCCGCATATTTGCTGGTGGGAGTGCAAAGACAGTGTTGTAGTTGGGACGGACAGGAGGCAGGCAAAGgcacttttccacttttctCAGGGACGGAGGGAAAGTTTCCTTTGGATTGTGTTTTATTGGATGGCTTTTATGGAGAATAATTCAAGTTGAACGCTTATTTATAACGATAACTCTTCTCACGCGTCGCCCGCGACTCAACGAACGATCCACTTgagatttaaatataaaacattttcacatatgtatacaatacgtatacgtaatagaTGTATATCCACAATATAAAGAAATGTGTTCTCTGGTTCTATAAATTATTTCTACATAATTCTGTTAGAGGGGGCACGTTACGCGAACGTAAACACGCGTCTTTCCTTCGCTTTCCTTtactttttttgttcttttctaTAAACTTTTCCCTCAATTTCCCGCTTAAATGCCAGCCAGTCGACGCGGCCGCCAACGAATTCGAACTGAAAGAATGCCGAAAAGCATTTCCAAATTCAACTCCttgtctctctgcctcttctTTCTGCATCTCTTTGCCCTCTCCCACACAGCCcccactgccacacagccccactgccacgctgccactctgccactctgccactctttctctcttttttgagTGCTGGTGCGGAAGAAACTTTATGGCCATTTCGTCTGGCGTCATCGCTCACCATTTTAATTTGTCTAATTTTAATGAACGTTTTGCTTTTGGGCTTTACCAACGAGTGGCTGGGGGGAATTTGTACCCCACATGTTTGGGGGGGTGGGAGTGAGTGGAAAGAAGAGACTGGGTGAGAGGACCAGAAGAAAAGGTGTATTTGAACAAGGTGGGAGCCCTTATGGCGACGCTAAAGGCTTGaaagtattgcattgcagcaCTGCACTTTGCCGACGCAGAAACAGAGCCTACCCATTCATCGAGTACCTCCAGTTATGAACGGTGTTTGCTGTATATAGCGAAACATCATCTTCCCTGTGACTACGTAAGcgacaagacaagacaagatAAGCGCACAAAGAGCACAATATATAGGCTGGCTAATGCCTCACCTTGTATTTATGCACCTTGGGCTTGCTGTTCTATTATCGGCAGGAAAGAGAGTTCCAAAGAGCAAGGCCGGCTGCAGCATGAGTCAAAGGCAGAAGAGAACGAAATCGAATGGAATTTAGACTTGATATTCAAACGGGTGCCCCATGTGTGTCATGTATGGAGGAAGATTTAACGAAATGTCAGAAGCAGAGGCATAGGTCATTCAGCCAGCTCAGAAGTATGGCCTTGTGCGGAGTCCTTTTATAGATTGAAGCCCCTCCACTTTTCTTCGGACCGAATTtgatgaaaatatatttaatgtaTTTGATCTCAATCGATCACATATAACATCGAACCATTTTTTTTAGGAATTTCGAATTGAAGTGTGGAATTCTGTCGTACCTTCATATGTAATGAAGATCAGGTCATATGATCCACAGCCAAGCCATGCATTTCCTTAAAGTATGctttacaatttttgtttaaggCAAAAAGCTTGAAAATAACgagaaaagtttttggtaCGTATTTTCTATCATACCTATCGATTTCCAATTTCCACTATTctattcaaaaaaataattaatttactACCCATTGGTATCTCATCTCTGAAAACTTTCACCCATACAAACTATTCCAACCCATTCTTTTCACAGTCTCTCAGAAGTTGTACGATTAACAAAATTTTTattctaaataaataaagcgaTTCGAATGCGGACAAAAAATGTTCGACGAGTGTACAACAATAAAtccagattcagattcaaGAAGAAGATTCAAGCGGATCCATTCCAAGctttcaacaaaaaaagcgTACAACATCTACTACGGAtatggaaagagagagagcggttCTCCGGTCTCTTAGGCCAGCAGGCGAGCCACGCCAAAGAAGAGCAGAATGGCTCCGGCAATGGGGGCGATGGTGGCAGATCCGTTGCACTCGTCCTTGGTGCAGACATCGCAGCTCAGCTGCTTGGCGAAGGGCAGGGAGGGGTCCGAGGTGCAACCCGTCTGGGTGTTGCTAATGTCCCCGAAGTAGCAGCTGCGCACCACCTGCGGGTGTCCGGGAACtgcagaaagaaagaaggtgTGTGTTTAGAGAATCATTTATACGGATTCAGACATTGATATCGTTGTGCTTATGGTGGAATATTTCACTACTAGATTTCGCCTGGTCATTGAAGCTTAACCATCTGTTTCTTTAAAAGGTGCCGCACTATTTTGACTAAATTGatgtatatacaatatacgaTGGATGTATTGTTCACATATTGTGAACGTGCtggaattttaaattaattacttGAGAATTTTCATCATATTGCTTTTCCACGTTAACGTAATGTTCCATTATGGTTGCGATCGTTTCGATGAAATAAACTGCAATTTGATTACCCGATCAGACAATTATAGCCGcaacaattattatttacaattGAATgccgtatatgtatattcgtcGAGGGTGGCTATGTGTACATCGTTTATTTAAGAGACTACATATAGTACCCAAGTGAGGTATTCTAGTCCGTTCAGTTGCCCAGATAAATCATTTCCATTCCTATTTATCAAATACATTTAGCCACACCCGAGTTTTCTCAATTATATTTGCAGCTCATCCACTACCTATACTACTGACCATATACAGAatcgtatatacatatatatataatatataacgTTTCCGATCATCAAGAACAAATAACTCATATATAGTAAAGAGTGTAATCAGAagtaatatttatataaatttaatacatttttttgtagtgcattgcattttttttgtttaattgtaGGTTTTAATTACACTCAAGTATGTATTCAAATTAGCATATTTTCCCTCCCTTAACATCGTTAAGAGGGCAGATATGTATGAGTACTCGTCCATAGTTATGACTAATTTGTGTACCCGTGACTTGTGCCCGTCTGTCAGTTAATTGCTCCTGCCACTCCCTGTCACAGCCCCCCCGATTGTTCTGGGGTTGGGAAACGGGGCGTAGGTCGACTGTTAATGTAATTAACAAACAATTATTCGAGGCGATGTTGCGGTCAGCAAGCATAAATACTCCGATTCCTATCcataaaatattcagaaaATATTCGAATCGTTCCATTTCGGAATAATTTTAATCCGCGACAATCGTTGTGCTATTCGAATAAGTGAGTTAAAATGCCAAGCCAGCAACTCACATATGATTTCAATAACACTTGTTGAATTAATAATGAAATGAGCAGATTGCTGCGCGTAGGATTGGTCTGGATGGGGTGTGGCTTTGGGGCATAAATATATGTGCCTTTCGTGCCATTAAGCTCTTATAAAATGTTGAGAAATGTTTCTGAATGTAAATGCAAGATTAtggaaatatgttttattGAAATGAAAAGGGAAACATCAAAAAGAGgagagatactcgtatttatgaGTTATTTATAAACCGAAATCTCAATGAGATGACACTGAATATGTGGAAAGGGTAAACAAATGGAAAGATTCTCTTTATCTATAGGCAAACATCATACATATACGATaatgtacatgcatatattgTAAGGTCTCTTAATTTTGCGGGAAATCTTCCTCTCAGTTGTTTGTGGCATGTTGTCATCGTTTTATTCAGTAAAAACCTTTAAAAGTTTTCAAAGAACATACTATTGAAATACTTCTCTTGAGATCTCTATAGGAATAGGTATTCGTACTATAAAGCAACCAAGATAGATATTCAAACTATCATTCGTGACTGCGATAGAACTGAATAAGAAGTTAGGCATTACCATAAGCCTAATAATTATATTCCCACACATATCATAGTCTTAGCCGTGTTTTTTTTGCGTAAAAATTACTTTGGTCACGCCCCCAAGCCCATGGGTTCGATTCTAATTAATGTTAATCAAGCTAATTGGTTAACTGAGAGGACTCTGCGTCTGCGTGAGCAGCAGACGAGTTCAAGGGGTGACGTCACTGGTGATCGCTGGtagctggttgctggttgcagACTTACCCGTATCGATGAGCTTCTTCATGCAACCGGTGGCATTGCGGACGGGGAAGAAGCTCTGCAGGAAGCGTGGCGGGGCAATCTTGCCGCAGTCCAGCAGCAGACTGTCGTCCGACTCGAACTTTTCGCCACACTTGGGATTGGTCACCGACTCGCACTGGTAGCACTTGATGGCATAGCCTGGAACAAGAGATCTATCTCTAGAGATGAATTCAAATGGGATTAGGGGAGTGGGATTTCCTACCCGTGCAGGCCAGAGTGGCCAAGATGGTCAGGGCCAAGATGAGCTTTACACTGGACACCATTTTCACTGACAGGGTAAATTCTTGATTTGAAGAGTATATATTTCGATTGCGACTGGCAGACCTTGACGGTACGGCGACTGACGAGTGTTTAATATATGGCTCATCGAAAAGACGCGTCCCGAGCCCCAGTGACCATGCTCGCGCTCGCACTCATTCGAGTACACTCGAAAGCTTCCACTCGCATGGCGGTGCCTGAGTTTGAGTGGAATTTCATGTTCGTTGCGTGTCTGCTAGTTGAATACTGTTTTCGAAATTTCTATAGTCGGGCTGCTACATAATGTTTTGTGACACACAaaccatacacacacaaacacacagcgTCTCCATGTTTACAAACGTATATACCCGTAgtgtatatgtaaatatgtatgaagaATTTTTGCCGACTTGTTTCGGGTGATGTCAGAGACGTTtagtgttttatttattttcagtttGTGTTTTTACTCTCCGCCTGAGACAATTCAGACGCACCCGTCACGCCATACCATGTCGTAGCTCTTGATaacactcattttcttttttcttttattttctaatATACTTTTTGAGTATTATGTAAGCCTGAGTTATGCCCTATCCTATACGCTTTCTATGCTTTGTTATGCGAACCCGTTTTTATGCCCTGTAAGCGCGACGTCATCGTTCGCTTTGACCAGCAttcattcgtttcgtttcgattctaATGCGCAGTTGGGAATATACTCAAATTATTCACTATgtgagtatgagtatgagtatgagtatgagtatgcCGGTTTCAAGTTCTCATTGATGTGTAAATGTGCAACAATTAACAACTGTAGAGGTTGTCAGCCAGCGAATATCGCCGATGGATCGAGAGTTTCGAATCCGTTAGAACACTGTCGGTACAGTATATGTCACTGTCGGACATCAATGACATCTAAATGCCGTATATTTAACCTACCCACACTTGGGTATCTTTCGATCCATGCTCAATGGCAGCTGATGGATCATTTTTGAATCTAAAAACTGCGCATTCAATATTTGTATACTCACTTCCTAGGAAGACTAGATCCATACAGATTTTACCTATAGAAATCAAGTTTAGCCAGGCTTCGAatttaaagatatttttgatattGTTTCATTTGGAACACCATTGTGAGAttccttttccattttctcaAGCTTTGTTCCGAAATTCTTCCATTCTTATTTCATTCTAATGTATCTGTGACACTCCTCCTTCGTTTAAAAGTCAATATTTCCATATGTTCGTATTTAAGCTCAATCCCATTCCAACATCCTCTAAGTCAAGAGTTTCTATTCTCCTTGAAATTTCCATCAGTCTGCATTTACTTCTACTCGTATAAAAATCGATCTTCTAGCTCCCCGACTGTTAAGTCCGCTTGTCAGTTCCCAATTGAAGTTCTCTCGATTTTAatcgttttatttattgtagtCCAAGTTTTTTCGTGAACGAAATTTCATAATCTTGTGAGCGCAGGGGAGGACAGAACTCCTCTTTAAGTGGCATTCCCACAAGTCttattataattttctattttcttcAATTAAGTAATTTTTTTCGAATTATGCCAAATGAGTTTGGGTTAATTGAGCAGTcggagacggaggcggaggcgaaAGCGCAGGCGGAGTGAGCCCCCAGCATCAAGAACACTCTCTGATCTGGGGAAGTGGAAGTGTTCTCGGGGTCTTGGAGTTTTTTGAACTTTTCAGAAACGCATTTAACACTTAATAAACTCAAATCCGAAGGGTAGCAAcgctgaaactgaaactgaaacttgacttcaaaatgaaattgaacTCAATTATATGTGATTAAACAGGCAGACAAGCGTTTGCCTGCGATGAATTATCCGTACAAATTGCGATTCGGGAAGGTCTACggatgttttttttgttttttacttaTTTCCATTGTTTTACAATATTGGAGCGTTACTCACTTCGGTTCGTTTGAAGCTACCAGTTGGGCTGGGCTACAAGGTTCAGGTACTGCAAATAAGAGACTTTTTATTTCACTTGTTCCTCGGAATTTCCCGGGGTACTTACCCTATTCATCCCATAGGGAAATTTAACTATTACTTACCCACGTACATTCTGAGTGTGAATTTATCTGAGCAACACCTTCGAGTGTCTTATATCATACATCCCAAAGGCAAATCTACTAACGTTTTTTCCTCTATTTAAGTACATTCTGAGTGGGTTTGGTTAGGAGTCAGAACTTTAAGCTACtcagaaaatggaaaaaaataaaaaatgaggTAATTAGACACATCTGATCGAATTAGTGTATGATTTACGGGGACGGGACTGTCATGAGCGTCAATGGAACAGcctaaatacatacattttataaTGATGATCATGAACCTAGATATATGTACggatgtacgtatgtacacaGCCTTCACACTGACA from Drosophila pseudoobscura strain MV-25-SWS-2005 chromosome 4, UCI_Dpse_MV25, whole genome shotgun sequence encodes the following:
- the LOC6903080 gene encoding uncharacterized protein, with the translated sequence MVSSVKLILALTILATLACTGYAIKCYQCESVTNPKCGEKFESDDSLLLDCGKIAPPRFLQSFFPVRNATGCMKKLIDTVPGHPQVVRSCYFGDISNTQTGCTSDPSLPFAKQLSCDVCTKDECNGSATIAPIAGAILLFFGVARLLA